GTAATATTTTACCTACCTAAACAGAGACAGCAAAGAAAAGGATCACTCATTGCCATCAACCCGCAGGGTAAGCAGTCGGGATGCATGATTTCTCTGAAGGCATGGGGACAAGTGGGAAAAGATGAAACAGAAGGTGCAAGGACAAATAGTGTATTATTGACTACTGATTTGcactttcttttatttccctTTTTGCAAACGAGCAAGTATTAACTGTATAAATTGAAGAATCTCTATTGCATTTTACCCTATTCAATGAATCATGTCTTTGGTAGCCGCTGAGGATATGCTAATTTCAAGTGATCATAGACCTGCAGAGATCTTTTTGAATGGGAGATCTACGTCAAGTCATGTACATTACAAAACATTCTGCAAACTGGAACAGACAATAGTTCAGAATTCAGAGAAAGGCATTTTTTTTGGCACCTCAATCATTGGATTCAAACACGATTTTCATCGTAAGTGTTGGATCGATTCAATGGAGATAGACAAAAATATTACGCTGCTAGTATACTTGCAGGAACTTGTCTGGATTTAAAATCAGGTCTTTTTTTGGTGGTGTCCAGAGCTTCGGCTTTTGTCTATGAGATGAAGATTCATGGGCTCGCGTTAAAGTTGGGTTTCGGGTCTTTGTGCAGACGGGTTTGGTTGGCAGTAATGCCCCGGGAGGGCCGATTAAGGACGCGAAATTGGTGTTCGACAAAGTGTCTCACCGGGATGTTGTTACATGGACCATTAACTCCTAACAACTAACAAGGGCTTAATGTGGAGAACAGCTAGGTCGAATATTACTTATAATCAATCTTACTTTATTAGGGCCCATGGGATCAAGAGCCATTAGTCAATTCGCCAAAGTCAAATCCGCCAAAAATACGAAGCATGAAATTCGAGAATCCAGTCGTCATTAATAAGAATTTAATGACGTAATGAACGATATGGAGATACTAGGCCTCCAGCACGATGCTCACCCACAAGAATGGCCCTCTAGCGTGATACTCACCCGAGATACTAGGTCTCCAGCACAATACTCACTCACGCAAGCTCAATCAGGGTCCTAACAGCCCGCATTCTAGCAAGGAATGAAGTGAGTCAAACTGAAAAACAAATCTTACCATACGAGAACAACCGATCCATATAAATGAGAATCAAGGTTTGGTTACAAAATAAATACAACTTACATTTTTGCTATCACTAACTTAGACATTAGAGGGTCCCTCACCACACTGCCACACTGGCATTTTTCATTCTCTGGTTGCAAGTTACTAAAGCCTCTTTCCCATCTCTGTATTTCGATGTTTTCCCACTTACGAGGAAAGTATTAGTGGAAGGAAATCTacttcaaaaaaatttcttattatctAATTTATCCTAATTGGAAATGCTGACCTGTAGTATAAGAAAAACGCTGCAAACCGGAGTGATCTTTTTTATGATGGGACAGGAAAAATCATCATAATACGGGACAGAAATCAAGATCACAGCATGAGGATAGGAAAATGCAGTTCATGTAAAGAAAATCAGTTTCTTGCAATTGAAACAAAACCATGAGAAACAATGAACACCTTAGGTAGTTGCATTAGTGAACGGGTAGGGCAACATACAATGCAAAAGGCCGATATCACagtacaaaaaattcaaaatagataaaatgaaaatgaaaagcttCTCACAAGAAATGAGAACTTGACACTGCTGAGAAATGCCCATTGCCTTTCTTCAAGTTGGGATCTTCGTGTCATATTTTGATGTAAACTGAGAGAAATGGTTGCTTCTTAAAGCATGACTGAAGAACCAAAACTCTTGCTTCACACTTCTAACCATTTTCGAAATCCGATACTTCAAGAACTCAACCGCTGCTAAAAATAATCTGGGGTCATCCAATATTGAGCTCCGCCGGTACTCAAGAACCCAGGTATCAGGATTTAATTGCACAACTGAGGCGCCCCAATTCCGGTGCACCCATGAAGTGTTTGCCTTCCGAATCAAATACCCAACCTTCCCATCGGTCCACTTTGcacacaaagaaaataaaaccatgCATTTTTATGATGAAGATTATGTCGTTATGAAAATATGAAGAGTGTTTTGCCTTTACCTCGGTGACTCTGCCGGATAAAATGGTGAATGATCGGGAAGAAAATTCAGTCATGAGTAATCCAGCAGTCTGCAAAGGCCATCCCCATATCCTCACCTCCTCCACTGCTGACTTGTACAATGTACAACGTGAATTCAAGAGCAAACCATCCTGAAAAATTCAATTATATTTGATTTCCCATTGAAATTTTAGCACTCAGAACAATAATTCGAGGGTTCCCTCAATTTCTCTCCAAAAAAGAACCATCACAACAAATTTGCtgaatgaatttataatttcctAACAAGAGTTTAAAATGTAGCACCTGGTCAATTTTCCAAACAGAATTAGTATTGCTGCAATTTGACACCTCCGCATCAACAAGACTCTGCAACTCTCTCTGCACAAACCTCAGCTTCCCCTTCAAATCTTGGGCAACCCAAGATTTCTCACCAACGTTCTTAACTATACCGGGTGACAACACGGGTCGCAGAACCCCAGAAATCCCACGAGAAAGCCCGAACTCCGCGATGAAAATCAAGTTCAAACCCAATACCAATCTCATAAAACGGCCACTCAAACCccgctctctttctctcctcccCATCTTCTCTTTCAAATCCAATCTTGCATTCGATTTGAGAACCGGAGGGGCCGGAGCACGATTTGCACTCGACCTTGGCGTTGACATATTCGAAGAAATGAACGAGATCGGAGTGCTCTCCACGTCGTCGGGCCCAGAAGTAGAAAGCTTGGTGAGGGAACTTTTCTGGACGCTGATGGGCATGAGATCGAGGGTGGCATTGATGCTGGCCAAGCAAATCTTGCAGTTGCAATTGGCATCTTTCCGGCACCCGGGAAAGTAGCAGCTGTCTCGGCTCTCCGACCGTTGGTCCTCCATGGCTGTAGTGGTGCTTGATTTTCCAGGTGTTGATGCTAAAAGTTCCGTTTTCATGGTTTCTTGCTCCTTTCGGTTGCTACTTCGTCAAATGTTAATCTGTGCATATGTGTGCGCGTCGGCCTTTCTGTTTTCGTTCGAATCTTTTATGTGAGAAAGATGGGCGTTCAAAATTTGAACCCCAACGGTCATGCAGCGGAGTAACGTTAGGTTTCTCTAAATGACTGAAACAGCCTTGGATTTTTCGCTTTTGACCTTTGTTTACGTGTTAATACTTCAACAAAAATTCTAaatgcagtcatttttgtacatttttttgtacactccagtgatataattggttggatattaaaaaaaaattaatccagccaatcatatcagtggagtgcgcagggagtacgcaaaagtgactgtatgtagcattactcatactTCAATGGTCCACCCGCTGGGCTAGGGTGGAAAAGTGATCGAGCTTGTTGCTTCATTCACCAATCActgttgagaaatgatatttaaagtGTGTAATTATtgcgtaattatttttaaaaaaaatatataaatatgagaattacataaaaagaattaatttttttaatagtggatttcactatttttcaaaaagattacaCGAAACTTGCACATCATCATATTTTTAGATGTCTACTTAAAGGATTACCCAAACTTAAACTATTCCATCTCATCATtgcaacttttttaaaattctacataaaatataataaacaatttaacttttttaaatcttaaaacaaaattaatattaaaaaattatattataataatattttatttaattttcaacaaaacatcttatctaatctcatcttaacCGTATAACCAAATGAGACATAGAAGTAGTGGTATGGATGGGGATGATATGACCTCAAATAGTTGGTGGAGCGAGCGTTACGAAATTATGCAAAGAACTTTCATGACATGCATACAAAATTATAGAAGTAGTGGTATGGATGGGGACGATATGTTGGCAATCAAATAAAGCCATCCGATTTAGTGTGTAAACATTATCCTCTTTTA
This genomic interval from Carya illinoinensis cultivar Pawnee chromosome 2, C.illinoinensisPawnee_v1, whole genome shotgun sequence contains the following:
- the LOC122300566 gene encoding uncharacterized protein LOC122300566; the encoded protein is MKTELLASTPGKSSTTTAMEDQRSESRDSCYFPGCRKDANCNCKICLASINATLDLMPISVQKSSLTKLSTSGPDDVESTPISFISSNMSTPRSSANRAPAPPVLKSNARLDLKEKMGRRERERGLSGRFMRLVLGLNLIFIAEFGLSRGISGVLRPVLSPGIVKNVGEKSWVAQDLKGKLRFVQRELQSLVDAEVSNCSNTNSVWKIDQDGLLLNSRCTLYKSAVEEVRIWGWPLQTAGLLMTEFSSRSFTILSGRVTEWTDGKVGYLIRKANTSWVHRNWGASVVQLNPDTWVLEYRRSSILDDPRLFLAAVEFLKYRISKMVRSVKQEFWFFSHALRSNHFSQFTSKYDTKIPT